cggcgggctgatgtcctcgccttacccgcatcttcaccgaggtgtgccgtccttgaacacagctctgcccaaccttctcgatcttctgcgagagcttgtacagaatcaatccattcgtcgctattccatattttgCGAAAcattacgtctcgcctgaactgcctatccacgccgaatgtcctcaggtcctcttttaccacctcagtccagaacttccgttttcggccaggtggcttctttcAGCACGTACCGGACAaactcagaactcgttgaacaaggggATCTGCCGGCCtctttaatatatgaccaaagaagcgaagacgatttactttagccactttcgatggcagtgcaagatgttgatatctttcaCGGGTCATCCGTCGGTATACAACATCAATCTCTGCTTAGAGGTCTTCactgtggcataccctaggccaaaagtagccaagtagccgtcaaagcagctttcgttccgtgcaatcaagcctctccatcaccgtaaaTGGTGTtgtccaagtctccgatccgtacatcatgatgggcgAATTGCGGACAGGTAgacagcttgacttcgttggtgatgggggacGACCACAGgtatttcgttaaggagttaaatgccgAAGTGGCCTTAGTGCACCATTGCTAAAAAAGATCTCATAGCTGTCGTTGTTCTTCGGCGTACaacccaggtaacagaactctttttttttcgtttcgttttttctttcgtttaaaAAGTTTCGTACTGCATTCCCCAAACATAACAACATACTGTATTCCGCGAACATAACAATCGTCAGCgatcgtcagcgtactcgagatagGTTAAGAGGCGTCCTGATGATGCTAGAATGATagcggcaggacactgatctattgttcttctcataatgtcgCCGATggcggtgttgtacatccggctggtatTCGAACTACAGCAgctgttcgttgattcatgccatcaagcaagcgaacgaactttcctgctACTCCATCGGTGAGGAGTGCGTTGAGAAGAtggcctcgatgaggagagtcgaatacggcttcaaagtccagaaagggTAATTGCATCGGCTTCGATTGCCGCTCCCAGATTTCGATCGctctcctaacgatgaacaaTCGTAGATAGGAAAGCACGAAAGCCAACTTGCTCGTCGTGccttgtttcttcgcgatgtttaaagAGTcagtccaggataatccgctccaacatcttgtacataacacgcagcaaagaaattcctcgataattcctagggtccgtgacggataacttcttgtggatgGGAAGTATGATAGCGTCAGATATGACcagtctccacgagtcagatATCCTTTCGTGTATACATATTggacggatgatctttgtaatctcacgaatcccagacgaaggaagatatttcagcatttctgcggtAATTCCGTCGTATCCACCAGattctccatttttcatcttttgcatacagaccagaacctctaACTCTGTCAGTAGTTCCTCGTTAACCACATTTGTCCGCCTATAAACGTGTTAAAGTTctggagctgacggtgcttgcCGGTTCCGCAAAGTTTTGAAGTGatcctccaaattggaagggtcgcttcaccgacagccactccattggcagCGTTGAGGACAggaaaacatcttttcattttgccgctatactgttttagtagagcataggctttccgcgggttcctgtaaTATCACgtcttctcaaactccattcTTGATGTGCACTCGTCATCgtggtcttgttgcagttgacgacgcagcttccttctaagacgcttttcctggttgaagtcaccagagctgcgcgcgacacatacagaattgtacgtggaatttgtttccgcagatgtaaaggcaaacttcttccgcggcaatggGACCAGGAacgtttcctttgcagcgtcctggatgcactttgtaaaGGAATGCGCATCGCTAGGCTTCTTCCTaatccgtactccaacatgaacagacacacgttggcggaatttcatTCTGTCACGTGaactgatggcgtcgatgattcctctttaACGTGGAAACGATTATAAGGCCCATCTGTTCACAAAAGTCGATCAGGCGGTCAACGTAGGCCGAGTTGCGCTCCCCTAggtaataccattttcctagcacataggattgttgttcgaatcccatcttcgcatttgcgtcgattccggcAATGAGTTCACTCGCCAATTTTCGGCAGTTctgcgtgacgaaacgaaaattccatgctcccttcacgCAATTGACCTTTCAGTttgtgggctttggcgatttcctggacgacagcaccttctCACAATGTgggggaatctttcgccatataacaatGCGAGTTATATGGCTCGTACgatcccaatgcgtacactcgaacgcctgattgcgtttggtggaagcagggccaccacgcgccggcagcaatcagactcgtatatgCGGCCCATTTCGTAAGATGTCAATACTTGCTCAAGATAACATCTATACAAAATCCGCTCCTCCACTCTCTTAGAATCATCACTCACAACATTGCGTACTGTAGTAAGTGGATTCTTCAGTTGATTCCGTAATTCCGACAACTCCCACcatctttgtttttatatttcctCGTAACTAACTGTAAAATTCTCTGCGTCCATATGGTCAGAAGAGTATCTAAGACGGTTGCTTGCGTCACCATGAGCGACTGAAGCTTCCTCAAGACATGTTTCCTTCTCTCCGCCAAATCCAGTGGACATGTAATGTCCAGGAGGCATTCGACGAGAATCCGACGGGATCCTCTTAACCGTTCCTCTTCCTTCTCATCAGCAGTAAGTAGTGTAGTCTTCGATAACTAATGATAGGGCAACCATACTGATGCGTGTATCCTTCAATGCAGCAAACGGTGAATATAGATATCGCAGTAGATTGGAAAGAGCGACTTCTTGGAAAAACGCAGCAGTTTTAACGTTACAAGGCGGCTGTTTGTTGTAAAGGTTCCTTCTTCCTCTCAGATGTTTGATTTATCATGGTATGAGCTCTGGCACATGGATCTTCACCACTAGAGGGGTCACCCGATTAGTCGCGAGGGTGAGTTTCGCGTCGCCGTTTGGCGGAGTGATGGCTCACCGCTGGCCAAAAGCGTTATTGTAGCTGCTCTGAGGCGTATCTGGATTCAAGAAAGTTACTTCCTGTTTCTGATGTGCCAGGATTGACTCAAAACATCTATGTAGCCTGCATGTTGGTGCGATCAAAAGTTTGCATTCAATTGACTACGAAGTGCAAGGGAGGTGTTCCGGAAGAACGCTAAATTCCTCCAAAAACTCATAGGATTAGAGACCCGCAATCCTCCTCTCATTGGTTTTGAAGTTTTAAGTTAAATGTCACAAAGTCAtaagattaaataaataataatcatcatgatatataataacgagcttagtccgtgtgtgtgtgtttgtctgtgtgtcacgaaattcgaaaaagggagtgcggcgggtccacccggcgtcgaattggtgcgctgggatcacatagctataaaatggattGCGACGGCTCcagcggtgtcggattggcgcgccggcgccagatacctatagaaggggggacgacgggtccaccggcgccagatacctatagagggggtgcgacggatcctacggcgtcagattggtgcgccagcgccagacacctatggAAGGGAGTGCGGCGGGTCATATGGCGCCAGATAtacataaaaaggggtgcgacgggtccactggcgccagatacctattgaGCCACTAaggaaacgtcaggcaaataaggagttccatctaaaaacctcgcagtcgcactattagaaaatataggtaattcgagagttgtacagtagcTTCACCACCAAAATTTTGTCATTCCATaagaaaggatacctgactcgtggagacacgctatcataattctcctccacaagaagtcgcggaccctaggaattcacgaggaatctctttgctgcgtgttatgtacaaggtgttggagcggattatcctggactgATTATCCTGGctttaaacatcgcgaagaaacaacgcgcgacgagcaagcaggctttcgtcctggccgatctacgattgaccaggtgatcaccgtcaggagagtgatcgaaatcttgCAGCGGTATTCggagccaatgcaactagcgttactggactttgaagccgcgttcgactctcctcaccgaggccgtcttctcaacgtgctccgcgccgatggagtaccaggaaagttcgttcgcttgcttgattacatgaatcaacgaacaattgctgcagttcgaacaccagccggatgtacaacaccctttgaagtggtaactggagtaagacaaggagcAGTGGCAGAACCCTTCCTGTTTAATTTCGCCAttgacgacattatgcgaagaacagtcgaccagtgtcctgccaacattgtcttagcaccatcagggtgcctcTTGACTGATCTAGAGTACgtcgacgatgttgttatattcacggaaagcagtacgaaacttcaacatgttgtcaaccttgtatcgaagctggctgcatcctatggactacgtctatgccctgataaatgcaaacag
The Necator americanus strain Aroian chromosome I, whole genome shotgun sequence genome window above contains:
- a CDS encoding hypothetical protein (NECATOR_CHRI.G3149.T1) — encoded protein: MQLALLDFEAAFDSPHRGRLLNVLRADGVPGKFVRLLDYMNQRTIAAVRTPAGCTTPFEVVTGVRQGAVAEPFLFNFAIDDIMRRTVDQCPANIVLAPSGCLLTDLEYVDDVVIFTESSTKLQHVVNLVSKLAASYGLRLCPDKCKQMGISSRPRTGIRVDGQPIELVDEFCYLGCTLKNNGSYEIFFSNGALRPLLHLTP
- a CDS encoding hypothetical protein (NECATOR_CHRI.G3148.T1), whose translation is MKFRQRVSVHVGVRIRKKPSDAHSFTKCIQDAAKETFLVPLPRKKFAFTSAETNSTYNSVCVARSSGDFNQEKRLRRKLRRQLQQDHDDECTSRMEFEKT